The genomic DNA TTGAAGCGGGCGAGCTGAATCTGATCGCCTGGCCCGCCATTCACCAACGCCATGATCGCGGTATCGAGATCGCGATGCTCGACCCGCAAAATGCCGAGTCGCGCCATGACCTGGTTGTCGTCCACCCATCGCCCTCCCGTCGGCATATCTGCGTTAGCATAGTGACGCCGAGCGCGCTGCAAAAACTCGTTACATCCGCGTGACATCCCGCGATCCATTCCGCCGGGCGCGGACGAGCAAATTTCGTTGAGGACTTTTTCA from Sphingomonas radiodurans includes the following:
- a CDS encoding YdcH family protein; this translates as MARLGILRVEHRDLDTAIMALVNGGPGDQIQLARFKKRKLRLRDEIAALEDQLIPDIIA